A part of Actinobaculum sp. 313 genomic DNA contains:
- a CDS encoding tyrosine-type recombinase/integrase, producing the protein MRSLHSPWVWQAPPEWETALDAWELFLRAGGRSESTIVTRLRHIRTFARACGLAPEEVTEEQLLRWVGAQRWAPETRHSMYVSLRGFFGCVSRMWGWENPAASLPMVRRSIPLARPAPEEVLAEALAHTDLRVGMIIRMAACMGLRCCEIARAHRRDLTHDLFGPVLLVRGKGGRHRPVPMPADIYEDFVRITDRTGGWLFPGKIDGHLSSRWVSKLGARVLPSPWTMHTLRHRFGTRAYAVDHDIVAVQLLLGHSQLTTTQRYVLPAQEALRRAVDGAA; encoded by the coding sequence ATGCGCTCACTACATTCACCTTGGGTTTGGCAGGCTCCTCCGGAGTGGGAGACGGCGTTGGATGCGTGGGAGTTATTCCTGCGTGCTGGCGGTCGGTCTGAAAGTACTATTGTCACGCGTTTGCGTCATATCCGGACGTTTGCGCGTGCTTGTGGGCTGGCTCCTGAGGAGGTGACGGAGGAGCAGTTGTTGCGGTGGGTAGGTGCGCAGCGTTGGGCGCCTGAGACCCGGCATTCTATGTATGTCTCACTGCGTGGTTTCTTTGGTTGTGTTTCGCGTATGTGGGGTTGGGAGAATCCTGCGGCCAGTTTGCCGATGGTGCGCCGATCAATTCCTTTGGCGCGTCCGGCGCCTGAGGAGGTTTTGGCGGAGGCGTTGGCTCATACGGATTTGCGTGTTGGGATGATTATTCGTATGGCGGCGTGTATGGGTTTGCGGTGTTGTGAGATCGCACGGGCTCATCGGCGGGATCTTACGCATGATTTGTTCGGTCCGGTGCTGCTTGTGCGGGGTAAGGGTGGTCGTCATCGGCCTGTTCCGATGCCGGCGGATATTTACGAGGATTTTGTGCGTATCACAGATCGTACAGGTGGCTGGTTGTTTCCCGGGAAGATTGACGGGCACTTGTCGTCGCGGTGGGTGTCAAAGCTTGGGGCTCGGGTTTTGCCGTCTCCGTGGACGATGCATACTCTTCGGCATCGGTTTGGTACTCGTGCGTACGCTGTGGATCACGATATCGTCGCTGTACAACTCCTTCTGGGGCATTCCCAGCTCACGACGACTCAGCGCTATGTGCTGCCGGCGCAGGAGGCCCTGCGTCGCGCGGTTGACGGGGCTGCTTAG
- a CDS encoding glutaredoxin domain-containing protein, with amino-acid sequence MTITIYTTTSCQACHLTKRALDRRGITYRELDAAAHRDQLISAGCQQLPVIVTPTETWTGYRPDKLANIRRTA; translated from the coding sequence ATGACCATCACGATCTACACCACCACCAGCTGCCAAGCCTGCCACCTCACCAAACGCGCACTCGACCGCCGAGGCATCACCTACCGCGAGCTCGACGCTGCCGCGCACCGCGACCAACTCATCAGCGCGGGCTGCCAGCAGCTCCCCGTTATCGTGACACCGACCGAGACCTGGACCGGCTACCGCCCCGACAAACTCGCCAACATCCGACGTACCGCATGA
- a CDS encoding type IV secretion system DNA-binding domain-containing protein, giving the protein MSIPTPKLRMTRDAAPPSDARAIRRGIILITALTNIIATAITLVIVAAVRWAGRDKIRGWHLLIVGLATSMLGVLLGWPTAYAAPWTEVIDTLRTPPLDLTAVATLASTTWPTWAAGQVPFAACLGLTAAGIYLAWRDRYRKTWQTTATPTAASTRAITAAKHRLDKTIAHAKPAPTPDQLTLPLGIDATTARPVTIPASVIRTHALVIGPTGVGKTEALKRLLWATCAQPAARALHIPAVVIDMKADPDLAAWMQAQAAELGRPYHRITVNPATSTSGYNPLAGRTADEIADAVYEVLFAHDTSLNQHYATLSRRLIQVASRTLVDLADNQVLLSPGRPWTVNLPNLARLCSTAELRLILPDVTPPTAQIISRYLTDLKASSAEKDAGDARDRLITITDTTIGAILGTPGLTLRTAIADGALICFSLDSAGSPESARALGRLAIHDLTATLPHLPVGWAGLCPIVLDEFGALASPKVSDLYARARSAGGAVVLATQDLDSDLTAVSAQFAGTVRTNANLWIVMRQTRGDVAESIAHDIGTRAGWKETIQTTDDWDPLGGLHAASGVGSLRQVDEYIIHPNELRDLPAGTAIIMTKLPPTPSTTTTPTPPSTAPTSPKPHKRHPPTHAAHQRPTSHHGGRREAARMARPSKHHHRPHRQTTPGEAARPTRQ; this is encoded by the coding sequence ATGAGTATCCCGACACCGAAACTCCGGATGACCCGCGACGCGGCACCGCCAAGCGATGCCCGCGCCATTCGCCGCGGCATCATCCTCATCACCGCATTAACCAACATCATCGCCACAGCAATAACCCTCGTCATCGTCGCCGCCGTCCGGTGGGCCGGCCGGGACAAAATCCGCGGCTGGCACCTCCTCATCGTTGGCCTGGCCACCAGTATGCTCGGGGTCCTCCTCGGCTGGCCAACCGCCTACGCCGCCCCATGGACCGAGGTCATTGACACGCTGCGGACCCCGCCGCTCGACCTGACCGCGGTCGCCACGCTCGCCTCCACCACCTGGCCGACCTGGGCGGCCGGCCAGGTCCCCTTCGCCGCCTGCCTCGGCCTAACGGCCGCCGGCATCTATCTCGCCTGGCGCGACCGCTACAGGAAAACCTGGCAGACCACCGCCACGCCGACCGCCGCCAGCACACGTGCGATCACCGCCGCCAAACACCGCCTCGACAAAACCATCGCACACGCCAAACCCGCCCCGACGCCAGACCAGCTCACCCTGCCCCTCGGCATCGACGCCACCACCGCCAGGCCCGTCACCATACCCGCCAGTGTCATCCGGACCCACGCACTCGTCATCGGCCCGACCGGCGTCGGCAAAACGGAGGCCCTCAAGCGTCTCCTCTGGGCGACCTGCGCACAACCAGCAGCCCGTGCACTGCACATCCCGGCCGTCGTCATCGACATGAAAGCCGACCCGGACCTCGCCGCATGGATGCAAGCCCAGGCGGCCGAACTCGGCCGCCCCTACCACCGCATCACCGTCAACCCGGCCACCTCGACCAGCGGATACAACCCCCTCGCCGGCCGCACCGCCGACGAGATCGCCGACGCCGTGTACGAAGTCCTCTTCGCACATGACACCAGTCTCAACCAGCACTATGCCACCCTCTCCCGGCGACTCATCCAAGTCGCCTCCCGGACGCTCGTCGACCTCGCCGACAACCAGGTCCTCCTAAGCCCAGGACGCCCCTGGACAGTCAACCTGCCCAACCTCGCCCGTCTCTGCTCCACCGCCGAGCTTCGCCTCATCCTGCCCGACGTCACCCCACCAACCGCTCAGATCATCAGCCGATACCTCACCGACCTCAAAGCCTCCAGCGCCGAGAAAGACGCCGGTGACGCACGAGACCGGCTCATCACTATCACCGACACCACCATCGGCGCCATCCTCGGCACACCCGGCCTCACACTCCGCACCGCCATCGCCGACGGCGCCCTCATCTGCTTCTCGCTCGACTCGGCCGGCTCTCCCGAATCCGCACGCGCACTCGGCAGACTCGCCATCCACGACCTCACCGCAACCCTGCCACACCTGCCTGTCGGATGGGCCGGGCTCTGCCCCATCGTCCTCGACGAGTTCGGCGCCCTCGCCAGCCCCAAAGTCTCCGACCTCTACGCCCGGGCACGCTCCGCCGGCGGCGCCGTCGTCCTCGCCACCCAAGACCTCGACTCCGACCTCACCGCCGTCAGCGCACAATTCGCCGGCACCGTACGCACCAACGCGAACCTCTGGATCGTCATGCGGCAAACCCGCGGCGACGTCGCCGAATCCATCGCGCACGACATCGGCACAAGAGCCGGATGGAAGGAAACCATACAAACCACCGACGACTGGGACCCCCTCGGCGGGCTGCACGCCGCCTCCGGCGTCGGCAGCCTCCGCCAAGTCGACGAATACATCATCCACCCAAACGAGCTGCGCGACCTGCCCGCCGGTACCGCCATCATCATGACGAAACTCCCGCCGACACCCTCCACCACCACCACGCCGACACCACCATCTACCGCACCCACATCGCCCAAGCCCCACAAGCGACACCCGCCAACCCACGCCGCACACCAGCGGCCAACGTCGCACCACGGCGGACGCCGCGAAGCGGCGAGGATGGCCCGGCCGAGCAAACACCACCACCGCCCCCACCGCCAGACGACGCCTGGTGAGGCGGCCAGGCCCACGCGCCAGTAG
- a CDS encoding Lsr2 family protein — MQKTVLIDGIDATTNDVQTITFALGKQSYEIDLGPENRQRLTDALNPFINHARRTRKPAPQTTRNAAQTSRKTIREWARNNGYTVAESGKLPADIINAYTHAHSAD, encoded by the coding sequence ATGCAGAAAACAGTCCTCATCGACGGCATCGACGCCACCACAAACGACGTCCAAACCATCACATTCGCGCTCGGAAAACAGTCCTACGAAATCGACCTAGGCCCCGAGAACCGGCAGCGACTAACCGACGCCCTCAACCCGTTCATCAACCACGCACGACGGACCCGTAAACCAGCTCCGCAAACGACGCGAAACGCGGCACAAACCAGCCGGAAAACAATCCGCGAATGGGCACGAAACAACGGCTACACCGTCGCCGAATCCGGCAAACTACCCGCCGACATAATCAACGCCTACACCCACGCACACTCGGCCGACTAA
- a CDS encoding lytic murein transglycosylase, whose amino-acid sequence MIRNRLALSAAGGLLVTMVAFGALIMLPIIVVGGAESNDTTGQQAAAVTGHGLSDKVSAEYRDIVLRAGQICDDVTPAVIAAQIEQESGWRPEATSPAGAQGISQFMPGTWASHGMDGDGDGHVDIWNPADAIWSQGHYMCRLRTSVLALRAEGTISGSTLDLTLAAYNAGLGNVQAAGGVPRFAETTRYISRIHALIPTYQAPTAAAGSGQEAVVEAGRPYLGRPYRGEGAGGMDCCTFVQTAVRDALGITLPMYTPGHPLATAKCEASMMRAEAYGGQQIPLADARPGDLVFFQSAAVSPSIDFVTHVGIYMGDGQVMDSSPGRGVAITDLSRYATSDPILDIAVRLPTN is encoded by the coding sequence GTGATCCGCAACAGGCTCGCCCTCAGCGCCGCCGGCGGCCTCCTGGTCACCATGGTGGCGTTCGGCGCGCTCATCATGCTGCCCATCATCGTGGTCGGTGGCGCCGAGTCCAATGACACGACCGGCCAACAGGCCGCTGCCGTGACCGGTCACGGCCTGTCCGACAAGGTGTCGGCCGAGTACCGCGACATCGTCCTGCGCGCCGGCCAGATCTGCGACGACGTCACCCCAGCGGTGATCGCCGCGCAGATCGAGCAGGAGTCCGGCTGGCGGCCCGAAGCGACCAGCCCTGCCGGCGCCCAAGGAATCTCCCAGTTCATGCCCGGCACGTGGGCCTCCCACGGTATGGATGGCGACGGCGACGGCCATGTCGATATATGGAATCCTGCGGATGCGATCTGGTCTCAAGGGCACTACATGTGCCGCCTGCGTACCAGCGTGCTCGCTCTACGCGCCGAGGGCACTATCTCCGGCTCAACTCTCGACCTGACCCTGGCCGCCTATAATGCCGGCCTAGGCAACGTTCAAGCCGCCGGCGGCGTGCCACGCTTCGCCGAGACGACCCGATACATCAGCCGCATCCACGCTCTGATCCCTACCTATCAAGCCCCTACCGCAGCCGCTGGCAGCGGACAGGAGGCCGTCGTCGAGGCCGGCCGCCCCTACCTCGGCCGCCCCTACCGCGGCGAAGGCGCCGGCGGCATGGACTGCTGCACCTTCGTCCAAACTGCCGTCCGTGACGCGCTCGGCATCACCCTGCCCATGTACACCCCCGGCCATCCACTCGCCACCGCGAAGTGTGAGGCGAGCATGATGCGCGCCGAGGCATACGGCGGACAGCAGATCCCGCTGGCCGACGCCAGACCCGGAGACCTCGTGTTCTTCCAATCCGCCGCCGTGTCACCATCCATCGATTTTGTGACGCACGTCGGCATTTACATGGGCGACGGGCAGGTCATGGATTCCAGCCCCGGCCGAGGCGTCGCAATCACCGACCTGTCCCGCTACGCAACCTCCGATCCCATCCTTGATATCGCTGTCCGACTACCCACCAATTAA
- a CDS encoding ATP-binding protein — translation MQLLALDAADEGAWVPLLDLKGDLDNQYGGIVACAAEYGIPADAVAVDGRFAGAADLLRLSTPEEALSASHGQLMLLISEALRVRAQPVLMEHIARLVESGEERSTARLINIMAASADDTAQRIAGELTAWRSDIYGSAIVGRADGGALLGTGPGIHLIRCPGMVPPAADTPPADWSTSERVQAAVIRGLLAWLTQIGSRQTLRDQRKMVCLPEAHMLTATREGAAFLDRTARMGRAMGQTLVVDTQDTASIADHDGIMEQLVAVMAFSQDTEAQQTALAKLLGLEPTEAARIAVRDVSVDPHTGAKWSGHCYMRDPRRRVASVQIAYPNSRVADLLSTDPTHARKEAA, via the coding sequence ATGCAGCTGCTCGCGTTGGACGCGGCCGACGAAGGAGCCTGGGTGCCGCTCCTCGACCTCAAGGGAGACCTCGACAACCAGTACGGTGGGATCGTGGCCTGTGCGGCCGAGTACGGTATCCCAGCTGACGCTGTGGCCGTCGACGGGCGATTCGCCGGCGCAGCAGACCTTCTACGCCTCTCGACCCCTGAGGAGGCCCTCTCGGCGTCGCATGGACAGCTGATGCTGCTCATCTCGGAAGCTCTTCGCGTGCGGGCCCAGCCCGTGCTCATGGAGCACATCGCCCGGCTCGTCGAGTCCGGAGAGGAGCGCTCCACCGCACGCCTCATCAACATCATGGCCGCATCCGCCGATGACACGGCGCAGCGGATCGCCGGCGAACTGACCGCCTGGCGCAGCGACATCTACGGGAGCGCAATTGTTGGCCGGGCTGACGGTGGAGCCCTGCTGGGCACCGGGCCCGGCATCCACCTCATCCGCTGTCCCGGCATGGTACCACCGGCCGCAGATACTCCGCCGGCCGACTGGTCCACCAGTGAGCGCGTCCAGGCCGCCGTCATTCGCGGACTGCTCGCCTGGCTCACCCAGATCGGCTCCCGGCAAACCCTCCGGGATCAGCGAAAAATGGTGTGCCTTCCTGAGGCGCATATGCTGACCGCGACCCGCGAAGGCGCCGCCTTTTTGGACAGGACGGCGCGTATGGGCCGTGCAATGGGCCAAACACTGGTTGTCGACACGCAGGACACGGCGAGCATCGCGGACCATGATGGAATCATGGAGCAGCTCGTCGCCGTGATGGCCTTCAGTCAGGACACCGAGGCGCAGCAGACCGCCTTGGCCAAGCTCCTCGGATTAGAGCCAACAGAGGCGGCCCGGATTGCTGTCAGGGACGTGTCCGTCGACCCACACACCGGTGCTAAATGGTCAGGTCACTGCTATATGCGCGATCCACGGCGCAGGGTTGCCTCCGTGCAGATCGCCTACCCGAATAGCCGGGTAGCTGATCTGCTGTCCACTGATCCGACACATGCACGGAAGGAAGCAGCATGA
- a CDS encoding single-stranded DNA-binding protein, protein MDVSLVGNLTEAPEFAGDESTARASLTVAVSESYRTAEGTWQSGETMFWQCWAWGKKAMAIRDAGWVKGAAVVVQGTLRANVWRDRDGQTHRRTVVDVRAAGLDITRPVPASVAQRRQETLGVGEDRTHAWDTPPAPAD, encoded by the coding sequence ATGGATGTGTCACTGGTCGGCAATCTTACTGAGGCGCCCGAGTTTGCGGGGGATGAGTCCACGGCGCGGGCGTCGCTGACTGTGGCTGTGTCTGAGTCGTATCGGACGGCAGAGGGCACCTGGCAGAGCGGCGAGACGATGTTTTGGCAGTGCTGGGCCTGGGGCAAAAAGGCAATGGCTATCCGGGATGCAGGCTGGGTGAAGGGAGCGGCGGTGGTGGTGCAGGGCACGCTGCGTGCCAATGTCTGGCGTGACCGTGACGGGCAGACACATCGCCGCACGGTCGTGGATGTGCGGGCCGCAGGGCTAGATATTACGCGGCCGGTACCGGCCAGCGTGGCACAGCGCCGCCAGGAGACGCTTGGTGTAGGGGAGGACCGGACGCATGCGTGGGATACGCCTCCGGCGCCAGCCGACTGA
- a CDS encoding LPXTG cell wall anchor domain-containing protein: MSEKTARWAAGTGAMLIGLGLSLGGAAWADETEPDPSPTVAPIEEPVEPDPVAPTNPEPEPTTAPTSDPAPVEEPTTEPDPIQPTEAPEPEPTTAPAEPSVTPVEPAPAEPAPVVTVPATVPAPAQTVGPRVQAAGQAPVADPAQSTTGQRPVGGPTSRMSEVLRAVVWQATDARGRAEAQAAADPAATTPQATSAAGVPTELPLTGDETGLLTVFAGSLMAAGGGLMLWARRARA, encoded by the coding sequence ATGAGCGAAAAGACTGCCCGGTGGGCCGCGGGGACGGGTGCCATGCTGATCGGCCTGGGGCTGAGCCTCGGGGGCGCAGCGTGGGCCGATGAGACGGAGCCGGACCCGAGCCCGACTGTGGCGCCTATCGAGGAGCCGGTAGAGCCGGATCCTGTGGCGCCGACGAATCCGGAGCCTGAGCCCACGACTGCGCCGACGAGTGACCCGGCGCCGGTCGAGGAGCCCACCACCGAGCCAGACCCGATACAGCCGACAGAGGCCCCGGAGCCTGAGCCTACGACGGCGCCAGCGGAGCCGTCGGTGACGCCGGTAGAGCCCGCGCCGGCTGAGCCTGCCCCGGTGGTGACCGTACCGGCCACGGTGCCGGCGCCGGCGCAGACGGTAGGCCCTCGCGTGCAGGCGGCCGGGCAGGCGCCTGTGGCTGATCCTGCACAGAGTACGACCGGGCAGCGGCCCGTGGGCGGGCCGACATCGCGGATGAGTGAGGTACTACGCGCTGTGGTGTGGCAGGCCACGGATGCCCGCGGCCGCGCCGAGGCGCAGGCAGCGGCCGACCCGGCAGCGACTACGCCACAGGCCACCAGCGCGGCTGGTGTGCCGACAGAGCTGCCGCTGACAGGTGATGAGACTGGCCTCTTAACCGTGTTCGCCGGCAGCCTGATGGCCGCTGGTGGCGGCCTGATGCTCTGGGCGCGCAGAGCCCGCGCGTAG
- a CDS encoding helix-turn-helix domain-containing protein, translating to MDARLSASLPEIMTAREAATTGLASERTFGRWARAGKIPAIRLPNGQVRFRRADIEALLEPQATHDDVGSDGQEPLPGLGKAS from the coding sequence ATGGACGCACGATTATCGGCATCCCTGCCAGAAATCATGACTGCACGCGAGGCGGCTACGACTGGCCTCGCGTCGGAGCGTACTTTTGGCCGATGGGCGCGTGCCGGAAAGATTCCTGCGATTCGCTTGCCGAATGGCCAGGTGCGCTTCCGGCGCGCCGACATCGAGGCTCTGTTGGAGCCTCAAGCTACTCACGATGACGTGGGTAGTGATGGTCAGGAACCGCTGCCAGGACTGGGGAAGGCGTCATGA